In Pirellulales bacterium, the following proteins share a genomic window:
- a CDS encoding IS3 family transposase yields the protein SVFEYIEVFYNRQRRHSSLGYLSPEAFEAKMN from the coding sequence CCAGCGTCTTTGAGTACATTGAGGTATTTTACAATCGCCAGCGTCGGCATTCGTCGCTAGGCTACTTGAGCCCCGAAGCGTTCGAGGCCAAGATGAACTGA